CCGGATGCCTTACATAGGGTAAATGGGCGTGCAGCACTAACGCCAGGTAGCCTGCGGGCATTACGATGTTACCCCTTTCCAGTCAATAAGTTAACTCTTATGCGGTAAATCCACTGAACTGTATCCTCCCCAAAAGGCAGTGCCTTCTCCTTCATCTTCTACGGTGTCCTCATCCGTATCGACCCGAATAACGGTCTCCACTTTCAAAAACCGCGCCACTCCCTCCACTGTCCGGGTACGGGGCGTAACTACCTGATTGGAACGAAGCAGGGGATAAAATTCCCCTTTCGGCTCGTAATAACCAAGTTCGGCCTGGTAAATATACTCAGGAAACACATCGCGAAAATACCAGTCGTTAGTAAAGGGGGGGAGAGACACTTCCATTAGGATAGTACCACCCTGGTTTAACCCGGTAGTATAAAGCCGCAAAAATAAAGGACGCCCTTCCCCCAGGGACTCCCACTGTCCCCGGGACAGTTCCCAGTAACTGAAAATGACGGTGGGTTCCTGTATCATCAGAACCAGCCTGTTTTCATTGTAATGCCGCGGCAGTTCCATGCTAAAATACCCCCTCGTGTGTATCTGGAAAAAGTCTGGTATCATTATCATACTCCACCAGCTTGCACCAACACAACCATCTCAAGTCAACTTTAATATTAAATTTACAAGTGCTTATGTAACATAGTGATATTTTTCATATAAATTAATAAAAAACAGTTACGTAACGGAGACTTATGCGTGCTGCAACACCACCTTGTTAATCATTGAAAACACGTTCCTTATATCTATCATAGTACACAATCTGTGGACCGGCACAACCACCAGGAACCAACTTCAGGTAACTGTTGCTAAAGGCCACGCCTGGTTGCGAAGTTTTTTTACTTTCCTGCAAATAAAAAAGGGCAGGTATGCGGACCTTCAACTCTCCTTCCCGGCACATTCCTTACAGTATCCGAAAAACTTTAACTCGTGGTCTGTAATCGTAAAATCATAAGTTTCTGTAACCCGCTTTTCCAGATCCTCCAGCAGATCTTCATTGACCTCTATGATTTTCCCGCAACGGGTACAGATGAGATGATGGTGGTGGTGTCCTTCTCCCCGTTCACCACCAAACTCATAGCGTTTGCGGCCGTCCCCGAAATCGATGCTGTGGATAATATCAAAATCTAAAAAGAGTTCTAAAGTGCGGTAAACTGTGGCCAGCCCCACATCGGGAGCTTTTTGTTTAACCAGATTGTAAATCTCTTCCGCACTCAGGTGTTTGTCTTTATTTTCCAAAAGTACGCGCAGGATATGCTCCCGGCGCGGCGTCAGTTTAGAATCACCGGCCCGGAGTTTTTCCTCCACTTCGTTAATGACTCTTTGCATCTGGAGCTCACCCCGCCATTTAGCCCTTTGTGTAAGTATAATAAACATACAGAAAAAAGTCAATGGCGGCTAAAAAACTGGTTTAGCGTAAATATGGCGGGTAGCGCAGCCGCCGCCAGCGCCAGCGGTGCACCATCATGGCCCTTAAACGCAAAGCCACTAGAAATACGACTGCACCCAGGACCCAGGTGGACCACCGCCTGGTTACACTGGTACCTACGGCCCGGGCCGATACCAGATCCACCCGCCCCAGCTCTTTACCCCCGGCCCGGGTAAAAACCAGTTCCCCCACCTTCTGCCCTGTGGCCAGGGGTGCCCGTAAATCCTGGTGTACAACGATTTTCTGCTCAAAGGACGGCTTTTCGCCGGCGGGAAAATTAAAATAAAAACTATTCCCGGTAATTGCCTCAACTTTCTCAGCTCCACCGGTTACCGAAAAGGAAGATACTTTTTCCCCCTTTTCCGCCAACTGAACCGGCTTAAAGGCGGAAAAACCATAGTCAAGCAGAGCCCGGGCATCACTGTAAACGGCTGCCCCCTGACTGTTCAGGATCACGGCAATTAATTCCCGGTCATTGCGTTGAGCGGCGGCCACCAGGCATTGCCCCGCTTCAATGGTATAACCGGTCTTAACCCCGATGGCCCCCTCGTAGCGGGAAAGAAGCCGGTTGTGATTCCAGAGGTGCTCCTGGGGGGGGCCTTTACTCCTATCCGCATCCGGCCTATGGATCTGCTTAAAACGGGTGGACACAA
This region of Desulfofundulus luciae genomic DNA includes:
- a CDS encoding DUF4912 domain-containing protein produces the protein MELPRHYNENRLVLMIQEPTVIFSYWELSRGQWESLGEGRPLFLRLYTTGLNQGGTILMEVSLPPFTNDWYFRDVFPEYIYQAELGYYEPKGEFYPLLRSNQVVTPRTRTVEGVARFLKVETVIRVDTDEDTVEDEGEGTAFWGGYSSVDLPHKS
- a CDS encoding Fur family transcriptional regulator, with protein sequence MQRVINEVEEKLRAGDSKLTPRREHILRVLLENKDKHLSAEEIYNLVKQKAPDVGLATVYRTLELFLDFDIIHSIDFGDGRKRYEFGGERGEGHHHHHLICTRCGKIIEVNEDLLEDLEKRVTETYDFTITDHELKFFGYCKECAGKES
- a CDS encoding D-alanyl-D-alanine carboxypeptidase family protein — encoded protein: MRRLWTTFFCCLLLLFSQAAQAASQPQILGKAALLMDARNGQVLYQKNASSPMYPASTTKILTAIIALEHSRLDEVVTVPREATRVEGSAIGLQEGERLTMEDLLYALLLASANDAAVAIAEHVAGSVPAFAALMNEKARSIGARSSNFQNPSGLPDPRHYTTAYDLALIARYAMHNPVFRTIVSTRFKQIHRPDADRSKGPPQEHLWNHNRLLSRYEGAIGVKTGYTIEAGQCLVAAAQRNDRELIAVILNSQGAAVYSDARALLDYGFSAFKPVQLAEKGEKVSSFSVTGGAEKVEAITGNSFYFNFPAGEKPSFEQKIVVHQDLRAPLATGQKVGELVFTRAGGKELGRVDLVSARAVGTSVTRRWSTWVLGAVVFLVALRLRAMMVHRWRWRRLRYPPYLR